Within the Bacillota bacterium genome, the region GGCAATGCGGTCCGGCTCCAATCCCAATAACAGGAACGTTAGCCTGCTCAGTGATGATGCGGCCTACTTCTGGAGGTACCGCTTCAATCAGCAGAGTTACGATGCCCGCCTCTTCCAACGCTTTGGCATCATCGATGAGCTTCTCGGCTGCCTCCAGGCTGCGTCCTTGGGACTTAAAGCCGCCTAACATAGCAATGGATTGAGGTGTCAAACCAATATGGCCCATAACAGGGATAGTGGCTTTGGTTAGGGCTTCCACAATATCAACTACGTTGCTGCCACCTTCCAGCTTAATAGCATCACAGCCAGCTTCTTGCATGAAGCGGCCGGCATTTTTAATGGCTTGCTCAATACTAATCTGGTAGGACATGTACGGCATATCGCCAATCACGTACGCTGTGGGAGCACCACGCCGCACTGCCTTGGCATGGTCAATCATAGTGTCCATGCCAACGGGCAAAGTCGAATCGAAACCTAGCACCGTCATTCCCAAAGAATCTCCAACCAGAATAATATCCATGCCCGCTTTTTCTTGCATTAAGGCCATAGGATAGTCGTAGCCGGTAATCATAGTGATTTGTTCACCAGCAGCCATCTTCTCTTGTAATGTGAGAATTGTGACCTTTTTTCTCATATTCGATCCTCCTTTTTGATATTTCACTTTACGAAACCAGATTAGGCCCCTCTCCCTCCTTCCTTTATAGCTACCCAGAATTAGAAACGCGACGGAAAGCAGTAGGGGTAACCCCTTTCCGGCTGCGGAAAACATAGGTAAAGTAACTGTCGCTGGAAAATCCTACCGATTTAGCAATGGTTCGCACCGTTTGGTTGGTATTCAGCAGCAGCCATTCGGCTCGCATAAGGCGCATATCTTGAAGATTCTGTACGAAAGTCTTTCCCGTCTGTCTTTTTATCAAGCGGCTGAGGTAACATGGACTTATGAAGCATTTTTCAGCCACATCATCAAGAGTGATAAGTCGGGTACAGTTCTTTTGCATGTAGGTTAGTGCCCTGTCCACAGTGTCACGACCGCAATGCATTTTTGTCCGGTCGAATAGTAAACGAATCAAGCTATCGGTAAGCTCTTTTTGAGTAACTGGTTTGACCAAATAGTCGTCTATGCCATGGTGCAGAGCAGTGCGAACACTAGTCATTTCCAGGTGCTTATTTATAATGACCACTTTTATTTGAGGCTGTTGCAGCTTAACTTTTTGCACAAGGGCTAAAGCTTGTTCTTCTTGTCCTTCAATGTCCCAAATTATTAGCCCCGGGTTTTTCTGCTTAACGATTTTGCCAACCTCTTTCGCACTAGCGGCGCGACCTATTACAGACAAAGGGAGGCCTTTGTGTTCGTTTATGAATGTTACCAGCAGGGAGCGGCAGGCCTGATCGCTGCCGGCCACAACTACCCGCACAATTGCATCCCCCCTCCTAGGCAAGCTGGACGTTATGGCCCAAGGCATAACCGAGTCGATAAGAGACTTCTTGGGCACCTTCTTTAACATGCTTAATCAGGGTTGGAAGTTTGTCTTGAGTCATGGTAGCA harbors:
- the panB gene encoding 3-methyl-2-oxobutanoate hydroxymethyltransferase — translated: MRKKVTILTLQEKMAAGEQITMITGYDYPMALMQEKAGMDIILVGDSLGMTVLGFDSTLPVGMDTMIDHAKAVRRGAPTAYVIGDMPYMSYQISIEQAIKNAGRFMQEAGCDAIKLEGGSNVVDIVEALTKATIPVMGHIGLTPQSIAMLGGFKSQGRSLEAAEKLIDDAKALEEAGIVTLLIEAVPPEVGRIITEQANVPVIGIGAGPHC
- a CDS encoding helix-turn-helix domain-containing protein, yielding MRVVVAGSDQACRSLLVTFINEHKGLPLSVIGRAASAKEVGKIVKQKNPGLIIWDIEGQEEQALALVQKVKLQQPQIKVVIINKHLEMTSVRTALHHGIDDYLVKPVTQKELTDSLIRLLFDRTKMHCGRDTVDRALTYMQKNCTRLITLDDVAEKCFISPCYLSRLIKRQTGKTFVQNLQDMRLMRAEWLLLNTNQTVRTIAKSVGFSSDSYFTYVFRSRKGVTPTAFRRVSNSG